From the genome of Canis lupus baileyi chromosome 32, mCanLup2.hap1, whole genome shotgun sequence, one region includes:
- the CIMAP1C gene encoding protein CIMAP1C — protein MKLPKGARNSVFYGQHPEEEVQVPSWQEIKQSPVIMAMIRGPGPAKYLRPSCTGYLDHDISMFQEPACTLHARHSEKRIMDICSLGPCCFLDPKITRFGMSSCPQVPMEERISNLRLSPNPASCHYYLEKIHPPGERRAPQYAFGHRCPYRVLDPNPAPNQYQLPLLLGPSNPVSRAAPCYSLSSEHKSWFYKENVAGGPGPAAHSRPEPSVYQNRSPTYSMAKRFAYPMDRTPRPGPGSHNAQQVTVHKPCAPAFSMGIKHSPHLCPLVIDIQD, from the exons ATGAAACTGCCCAAGGGGGCCAGGAACTCGGTGTTCTATGGGCAGCACCCGGAGGAGGAAGTTCAGGTGCCCTCGTGGCAGGAGATAAAGCAGAGCCCGGTGATCATGGCAATGATCAGAG GTCCGGGCCCTGCCAAGTACCTCCGGCCGTCCTGCACGGGCTACTTAGACCATGACATCTCCATGTTCCAGGAGCCGGCCTGTACTCTGCACGCCAGGCACTCGGAGAAGC GGATCATGGACATTTGCAGCTTGGGGCCTTGCTGTTTCTTGGATCCCAAAATAACTCGGTTTGGAATGTCCAGCTGCCCGCAAGTCCCCATGGAGGAGCGCATCTCTAACCTGC GCCTGAGCCCCAACCCAGCCTCCTGCCATTACTACTTGGAGAAGATCCACCCGCCTGGGGAACGCAGGGCTCCCCAGTATGCCTTCGGCCACCGGTGCCCGTACAGAGTGCTGGACCCCAATCCAGCCCCCAACCAGTACCAGCTGCCCCTCTTGTTGGGGCCCAGCAACCCTGTCAGCCGAGCTGCTCCTTGCTATAGTCTTTCCTCGGAGCACAAGAGCTGGTTCTACAAGGAGAACGTGGCAGGGGGCCCTGGGCCAGCCGCGCACTCCCGGCCCGAGCCCTCCGTCTACCAGAACCGCAGCCCCACGTACAGCATGGCCAAGCGATTTGCCTACCCCATGGACCGCACGCCTCGGCCCGGCCCTGGCTCCCACAACGCCCAGCAGGTGACGGTGCACAAGCCCTGCGCCCCCGCTTTCTCCATGGGCATCAAGCACTCGCCCCACCTGTGCCCGCTGGTCATCGACATTCAGGACTAG